The following proteins are co-located in the Streptomyces bottropensis ATCC 25435 genome:
- a CDS encoding acyl carrier protein encodes MTVPATDRTANNEHTAHTVESLSSWLADRIALYLRRTPSEISPTVPLAEYGLDSVAALSLCGDIEEDFDLVLEPTVAWDYPTVAALAEHLVEELRAMEGENR; translated from the coding sequence ATGACTGTCCCCGCGACCGACCGCACCGCGAACAACGAGCACACCGCACACACCGTCGAGTCGCTGAGCAGCTGGCTCGCCGACCGGATCGCCCTGTACCTCAGGCGCACGCCGTCCGAGATCTCGCCCACCGTGCCGCTGGCCGAGTACGGGCTGGACTCGGTCGCGGCGCTGAGCCTGTGCGGCGACATCGAGGAGGACTTCGACCTCGTCCTCGAACCCACTGTGGCCTGGGACTACCCGACCGTCGCGGCGCTGGCCGAGCACCTGGTGGAGGAACTGCGGGCGATGGAGGGAGAGAATCGATGA
- a CDS encoding alpha/beta fold hydrolase yields the protein MADAPFTARSAFRPSRQPGRPGPRAVGRNEVRVRTRHLHGYRFAYRMAGKGESAVVLIHGIGDSSATWADIIPGLAARHRVVAPDLLGHGASAKPRGDYSPGAYANGLRDLLSALGIERATLVGHSLGGAVAAQFAYQFPERTERLVLVGSGGIGRQVSPLLRAATLPGAELLLSALQLPTVRWQLRMFVKIMKTLDTGLGVDAPDLLRVVDALPDASSRSAFVRTLRAVVDWRGQVGTLLDRCYLTEGMPTMLLWGGRDMVVPALHAGLGHVSMPGSRLEIFEEAGHFPFHSDPERFLGVLHDFIRRTEPARFSAEEWRQLLRTRRARHRGAHPLQGRATG from the coding sequence ATGGCCGACGCCCCCTTCACCGCCCGCTCGGCCTTCCGGCCCAGCCGCCAGCCGGGGCGGCCCGGACCCCGTGCGGTGGGCCGCAACGAGGTGCGCGTCCGCACCCGTCACCTGCACGGCTACCGCTTCGCCTACCGGATGGCCGGCAAGGGCGAGTCCGCCGTGGTGCTCATCCACGGCATCGGCGACTCCTCGGCGACCTGGGCCGACATCATCCCGGGCCTGGCCGCCCGCCACCGGGTCGTCGCCCCCGACCTGCTCGGCCACGGGGCGTCGGCCAAACCCCGCGGCGACTACTCACCCGGGGCGTACGCCAACGGACTGCGGGACCTGCTCAGCGCCCTCGGCATCGAGCGGGCCACCCTCGTCGGTCACTCGCTCGGCGGCGCGGTGGCCGCCCAGTTCGCCTACCAGTTCCCGGAGCGCACCGAGCGCCTGGTCCTGGTCGGCAGCGGAGGCATCGGCCGCCAGGTCTCCCCGCTGCTGCGGGCCGCCACCCTGCCCGGTGCCGAGCTGTTGCTGTCCGCACTGCAACTGCCGACGGTGCGCTGGCAGTTGCGGATGTTCGTCAAGATCATGAAGACGCTGGACACCGGCCTGGGCGTCGACGCGCCGGATCTGCTGAGGGTGGTCGACGCCCTGCCGGACGCGAGTTCGCGCAGCGCCTTCGTACGGACCCTGCGGGCCGTCGTCGACTGGCGCGGGCAGGTCGGCACCCTGCTCGACCGGTGCTATCTGACCGAGGGCATGCCCACCATGCTGCTGTGGGGCGGCCGGGACATGGTCGTCCCGGCCCTCCACGCCGGCCTCGGACACGTCTCCATGCCCGGCAGCCGGCTGGAGATCTTCGAGGAGGCGGGACACTTCCCGTTCCACTCCGACCCGGAACGCTTCCTCGGCGTACTCCACGACTTCATCCGCCGTACCGAGCCCGCCCGGTTCAGCGCCGAGGAGTGGCGGCAGCTGCTGCGCACCCGCCGCGCCCGTCACCGCGGCGCCCACCCCCTCCAGGGGCGGGCCACCGGATGA
- a CDS encoding acyl-CoA dehydrogenase family protein produces MLSDPAVQGLHGKAAPAGTAPVTDPATHQARESAVQARIADLENRFGDPQDPANPLGAAELLAADEAGELPAAGERLLDDVVLNAEFVPTDLGGRLDRLDTLVRVMRQVFRRDVALGLGYGITSFMAAVNVWTAGSEEQRRRTAQLLLGGSKVSVAYHELPHGNDFVRNEFRADPVPGGFRLDGRKEVINNADRADAFALFSRTDDSPGSRSHSVLLVERDQLDRERFAVLPRYTAVGVRGCRLSGLDFTDCPVPDSTLLGARGQGVELALRSFQITRSAVPSMAIGALDTSLRTVVRFALGRQLYRRSVMEIPHASSTLTGAFLDLLICDSMATVGTRAVHLLPDETSVYAAAVKYLVPKMLTDTMYDLSIVLGARFYVREGEFGLFQKHVRDLPVLSLGHAGSAACQATIIPQLSRLARRAWFSGDEAPQSLFRPREGLPGIPFGSLALASGRDSLSASLVAAADGLPSGSPEELAVQALVMRMLDQLRQLQEDSLNLSPQDRTALASPASFALADRYAVFLAAASVLGVWRGAQGGDDPFLADPAWVAAALHRLARRLGQRPADLPPGCEGRVHEEVLRRFHERRSYDLYDTPLAG; encoded by the coding sequence ATGCTGAGTGATCCCGCGGTCCAGGGGCTGCACGGCAAGGCAGCCCCGGCCGGTACCGCCCCTGTCACCGACCCGGCCACGCATCAGGCGCGCGAGAGCGCGGTCCAGGCCAGGATCGCCGACCTGGAGAACCGTTTCGGAGACCCCCAGGACCCCGCCAACCCGCTCGGCGCCGCCGAGCTGCTGGCCGCCGACGAGGCCGGGGAACTGCCCGCCGCCGGTGAGCGGCTCCTCGACGACGTGGTCCTCAACGCCGAGTTCGTGCCCACCGACCTCGGCGGGCGGCTGGACCGGCTCGACACGCTCGTCCGCGTGATGCGGCAGGTCTTCCGGCGCGACGTCGCCCTCGGCCTCGGCTACGGCATCACGTCCTTCATGGCCGCCGTCAACGTGTGGACGGCCGGCAGCGAGGAGCAGCGCCGCCGGACGGCGCAGCTGCTGCTGGGCGGATCGAAGGTCTCCGTCGCCTATCACGAGCTGCCGCACGGCAACGACTTCGTGCGCAACGAGTTCCGGGCCGACCCCGTGCCCGGCGGCTTCCGTCTCGACGGCCGCAAGGAGGTCATCAACAACGCGGACCGGGCCGACGCCTTCGCCCTGTTCAGCCGTACCGACGACAGTCCGGGCAGCCGCAGCCACTCGGTGCTGCTCGTCGAACGCGACCAGCTCGACCGGGAGCGCTTCGCGGTCCTGCCCCGCTACACCGCCGTCGGGGTGCGCGGCTGCCGGCTGTCCGGGCTGGACTTCACCGACTGCCCGGTGCCCGACAGCACCCTGCTCGGCGCCCGGGGCCAGGGCGTGGAACTGGCGCTGCGCTCCTTCCAGATCACCCGCAGCGCCGTGCCCAGCATGGCCATCGGCGCCCTCGACACGAGCCTGCGCACGGTGGTGCGGTTCGCCCTCGGGCGTCAGCTCTACCGGCGCTCGGTGATGGAGATCCCGCACGCCTCCTCCACCCTCACCGGCGCCTTCCTCGACCTGCTCATCTGCGACAGCATGGCGACGGTCGGCACCCGGGCGGTGCATCTGCTGCCCGACGAGACCAGCGTCTACGCGGCGGCCGTGAAGTACCTGGTGCCCAAGATGCTCACCGACACCATGTACGACCTGTCGATCGTGCTCGGGGCGCGGTTCTACGTGCGTGAGGGGGAGTTCGGCCTCTTCCAGAAGCACGTCCGCGACCTGCCGGTGCTCAGCCTCGGCCACGCGGGCTCGGCGGCCTGCCAGGCCACCATCATCCCGCAGCTGTCCCGGCTGGCCCGGCGCGCCTGGTTCTCCGGCGACGAGGCCCCGCAGAGCCTGTTCCGGCCGCGGGAGGGGCTGCCCGGCATCCCCTTCGGGAGCCTCGCGCTCGCCAGTGGCCGGGACAGCCTGAGCGCCTCGCTGGTCGCCGCCGCCGACGGGCTGCCCAGCGGCTCCCCCGAGGAACTCGCGGTGCAGGCCCTCGTCATGCGGATGCTGGACCAGCTGCGCCAGCTCCAGGAGGACAGCCTGAACCTCTCCCCGCAGGACCGCACCGCCCTCGCCAGCCCCGCCAGCTTCGCGCTCGCCGACCGCTACGCGGTGTTCCTCGCGGCCGCGTCCGTGCTCGGCGTCTGGCGCGGGGCGCAGGGCGGCGACGATCCCTTCCTGGCCGACCCGGCCTGGGTGGCCGCCGCACTGCACCGGCTCGCGCGCCGGCTCGGGCAGCGCCCGGCCGACCTGCCGCCCGGGTGCGAGGGCCGGGTGCACGAGGAAGTGCTCCGGCGCTTCCACGAACGCCGCAGCTACGACCTCTACGACACCCCGCTGGCCGGCTGA
- a CDS encoding type I polyketide synthase — MRPVAIVGIDCRFPGAPDPAAYWDMLMRSGDGVGKVPRQRWDARDFHSRAGAEGHSNTTEGGFISDPDAFDNEFFTVSPREAAAMDPQQRLLLQCAWRAVEDAGIAPQRLAGTDTGVFVGIMGNEWAHLHMTDYAQVTAQLGSGNGYCMTANRVSYHLDLKGPSLAVDTACSSSLVAVHLACNALLAGECDTAIAAGVNVALTPALGIFYTQAGLSAPDGRCKPFSADADGIGRGEGVGAVVLRRLEDAIADGQPVYAVIRGTAVNQDGRSNGITAPNRWSQQEVLAAAYRRAGVEPSDVVFTEAHGTGTVLGDMIETKALGQLHAGRSGRPLALGSVKGNIGHTEGAAGIAGLIKVALSLHHKTVPASRFAARENPALKLAKLGIRLLKAPLRLRSGPAIGGLSSFGMGGTNAHAVLESAPPYAARPEAEDTGPGRTGRTTGATGLGAGVFTLTAPSTAALRRNLLVQADTLEKRRVPAGPLSWSSNRTKTGHRYRFAVPAQDTGELVTTLREAATDDDLLARLVGNTAGRPQVALLFTGQGSQYPAMTARLYLQSPLYRRFLNEADEALAPHVGGSVRDLLLAGDEAVHRTGWAQPALFAVEYAVAASLGELGVPPALLLGHSVGEYAAAVLAEVFPLEQAARLIAARGALMERLPEGGGMLAVRAPLAELTELVATEPLVGVGAVNGPRATVLSGDLVALGRIEDQLTRRGVRTRRLEVSHAFHSPLMDPMLDRFAALADEIGGGVPKLPVYSTVRGRLLEAEPMDAKYWTEHIGAPVLFGDAMTRLLEAGPTHLVEVGPRPVLSGMARSLRSAAGAGVHAVAPVSGEDADGRTFAEALAELFRSGLDPHWDAVYPQEERQPQRLAPYAFSDAHRFWTRTAVRAAPAADLSVVPDRADTGSPHPREQPAAHGAVLTAVLPTAAEDASATPVARAVIEAVAEVGGYATDEVSRQSLLYEDLGFDSVMIMELKDRLQERLDGLETISVQDLLPRLSSVGDLADYLQDRAGSAVA, encoded by the coding sequence ATGAGGCCCGTCGCCATCGTCGGCATCGACTGCCGGTTCCCGGGGGCGCCCGACCCGGCCGCCTACTGGGACATGCTGATGCGTTCCGGCGACGGGGTGGGGAAGGTGCCCCGGCAACGCTGGGACGCCCGTGACTTCCACTCGCGCGCCGGCGCGGAAGGACACTCCAACACCACCGAGGGCGGGTTCATCTCCGACCCGGACGCCTTCGACAACGAGTTCTTCACCGTCTCGCCGCGCGAGGCGGCCGCGATGGATCCGCAGCAGCGGCTGCTGCTCCAGTGCGCCTGGCGTGCCGTCGAGGACGCCGGGATCGCCCCGCAGCGCCTGGCCGGCACCGACACCGGCGTCTTCGTGGGCATCATGGGCAACGAGTGGGCGCACCTGCACATGACCGACTACGCCCAGGTCACCGCCCAGCTCGGCTCCGGCAACGGCTACTGCATGACCGCCAACCGGGTCTCGTACCACCTCGACCTCAAGGGGCCCAGCCTGGCGGTGGACACCGCCTGCTCCTCCTCCCTCGTCGCCGTCCACCTGGCCTGCAACGCGCTGCTGGCGGGGGAGTGCGACACCGCCATCGCCGCCGGGGTCAACGTGGCGCTCACCCCGGCGCTCGGCATCTTCTACACGCAGGCCGGGCTGTCCGCCCCCGACGGCCGGTGCAAGCCCTTCAGCGCCGACGCCGACGGCATCGGCCGGGGCGAGGGGGTCGGCGCGGTGGTGCTGCGCCGGCTGGAGGACGCGATCGCCGACGGCCAGCCGGTGTACGCGGTGATCCGTGGCACCGCCGTCAACCAGGACGGCCGCAGCAACGGCATCACCGCCCCCAACCGCTGGTCCCAGCAGGAGGTGCTGGCCGCCGCCTACCGCCGGGCCGGTGTCGAGCCGTCCGACGTCGTCTTCACCGAGGCCCACGGCACCGGCACCGTCCTGGGCGACATGATCGAGACCAAGGCCCTCGGCCAGCTGCACGCCGGGCGCTCCGGGCGCCCGCTGGCCCTCGGCTCGGTCAAGGGCAACATCGGGCACACCGAGGGCGCCGCGGGCATCGCCGGACTCATCAAGGTCGCCCTGTCGCTGCATCACAAGACGGTCCCCGCCAGCCGGTTCGCCGCCCGGGAGAACCCCGCGTTGAAACTCGCCAAGCTGGGGATACGGCTGCTCAAGGCACCGCTGCGGCTGCGCTCGGGGCCGGCGATCGGCGGCCTGAGCAGCTTCGGGATGGGCGGCACCAACGCCCACGCCGTCCTGGAGTCCGCGCCGCCCTACGCCGCGCGCCCCGAGGCGGAGGACACCGGGCCGGGGCGTACCGGCCGGACCACCGGTGCCACGGGGCTGGGCGCCGGCGTCTTCACGCTGACCGCCCCCTCGACGGCCGCCCTCCGCCGCAACCTGCTGGTCCAGGCCGACACCCTGGAGAAGCGCAGGGTGCCGGCGGGCCCGCTGTCCTGGAGCAGCAACCGCACCAAGACGGGCCACCGCTACCGCTTCGCGGTGCCCGCCCAGGACACCGGCGAACTGGTGACGACGCTGCGCGAGGCCGCCACCGACGACGACCTGCTGGCCCGGCTCGTCGGCAACACGGCGGGCAGGCCCCAGGTGGCGCTGCTGTTCACCGGCCAGGGCTCGCAGTACCCGGCGATGACCGCGCGGCTGTACCTGCAGTCGCCGCTGTACCGCAGGTTCCTCAACGAGGCCGACGAGGCGCTCGCCCCGCACGTCGGCGGCTCGGTGCGCGACCTGCTGCTCGCCGGGGACGAGGCCGTGCACCGCACCGGATGGGCCCAGCCCGCCCTGTTCGCCGTCGAGTACGCCGTGGCGGCGAGTCTCGGCGAACTCGGGGTGCCGCCCGCGCTGCTGCTCGGACACAGCGTCGGCGAGTACGCCGCGGCCGTGCTGGCCGAGGTCTTCCCGCTGGAACAGGCCGCCCGGCTGATCGCCGCCCGGGGCGCCCTGATGGAGCGGCTGCCCGAGGGCGGCGGCATGCTCGCCGTACGGGCGCCGCTCGCCGAGCTGACCGAACTCGTCGCCACCGAACCCCTGGTGGGGGTCGGCGCGGTCAACGGCCCCCGGGCCACCGTGCTCTCCGGGGACCTGGTGGCGCTGGGGCGGATCGAGGACCAGCTCACCCGGCGGGGCGTCAGGACCCGGCGCCTGGAGGTCTCGCACGCCTTCCACTCGCCGCTGATGGATCCGATGCTGGACCGGTTCGCCGCGCTCGCGGACGAGATCGGCGGCGGAGTACCGAAGCTCCCGGTGTACTCCACCGTGCGCGGGCGGCTCCTGGAGGCGGAGCCCATGGACGCCAAGTACTGGACCGAACACATCGGCGCCCCCGTGCTGTTCGGTGACGCGATGACCCGGCTGCTGGAGGCGGGACCCACCCATCTGGTGGAGGTCGGCCCCCGCCCGGTGCTCAGCGGCATGGCGCGCTCCCTGCGCTCCGCCGCCGGAGCCGGGGTGCACGCCGTGGCCCCCGTGTCGGGTGAGGACGCCGACGGCCGCACGTTCGCCGAGGCGCTGGCCGAACTCTTCCGCAGCGGACTCGACCCCCACTGGGACGCCGTCTACCCGCAGGAGGAGCGACAGCCGCAGCGGCTTGCCCCCTACGCCTTCTCCGACGCCCACCGGTTCTGGACCCGCACCGCCGTACGGGCCGCTCCGGCGGCCGACCTCAGCGTCGTACCCGACCGCGCGGACACCGGCTCGCCGCACCCCCGGGAGCAGCCGGCCGCGCACGGTGCCGTCCTCACCGCCGTGCTGCCCACCGCCGCGGAGGACGCGTCGGCGACCCCGGTGGCGCGCGCCGTCATCGAGGCCGTCGCGGAGGTGGGCGGCTACGCCACGGACGAGGTCTCGCGGCAGTCCCTGCTCTACGAGGACCTGGGCTTCGACTCGGTGATGATCATGGAGCTCAAGGACCGGCTCCAGGAACGGCTGGACGGCCTGGAGACGATCAGCGTGCAGGACCTCCTCCCCCGGCTGTCCTCGGTCGGTGACCTCGCCGACTACCTCCAGGACCGCGCCGGTTCGGCCGTCGCGTAA
- a CDS encoding acyl carrier protein yields the protein MDTIDDFVRLVRDELGMPLEEYQVSADLDQLPEWDSLYLLKLVTALEQAAGRSLPVGRLLEARSLGEIYQLAARP from the coding sequence ATGGACACCATCGACGACTTCGTCCGCCTCGTCAGGGACGAGCTCGGTATGCCGCTGGAGGAGTACCAGGTCTCCGCCGACCTGGACCAGCTGCCCGAATGGGACTCGCTGTACCTGCTGAAACTGGTCACCGCCCTGGAACAGGCCGCCGGCCGCTCGCTGCCCGTGGGCCGGCTGCTGGAGGCCCGCAGCCTCGGCGAGATCTACCAGCTGGCGGCCCGGCCGTGA
- a CDS encoding 2-oxo acid dehydrogenase subunit E2, whose translation MTGSGAGGNPPAPARAHPERRRRHTLYFLEHAARQRPVHLDTDIDMTRIEAHRATARAAGRRYSVVTYLLHATGRVLHRHPEANAALAPARLFGLRGPRTLRFTEVTAKLALDRTVDGERTVLSALLPALERAGLDEIQRRVDRYRGPGTEQLAEFRGVRLLGRLPVPLGRLAFAAATRDPAGRPGVFGTVAVSSLGHRPVDGFHSSGGTAVTLCAGRVVDRPVVRDGRLAIAPVMRLGLTFDHRIIDGGAAADVLGDLKQEMEGFDDGAEDDGTQPIARGAGADLRS comes from the coding sequence GTGACCGGTTCCGGGGCCGGCGGGAACCCGCCGGCCCCCGCCCGGGCGCACCCCGAGCGCCGGCGCAGGCACACCCTGTACTTCCTGGAACACGCCGCCCGGCAGCGGCCCGTCCACCTCGACACCGACATCGACATGACCCGGATCGAGGCCCATCGCGCGACGGCGCGGGCCGCCGGGCGGCGCTACTCGGTCGTCACCTATCTGCTGCACGCCACCGGCCGGGTGCTGCACCGGCACCCGGAGGCCAACGCGGCACTCGCCCCGGCGCGGCTGTTCGGGCTGCGCGGACCGAGGACCCTGCGGTTCACGGAGGTCACCGCCAAACTGGCGCTGGACCGCACCGTGGACGGGGAACGGACCGTGCTCTCCGCGCTGCTGCCCGCCCTGGAGCGCGCCGGCCTGGACGAGATCCAGCGGCGCGTGGACCGCTACCGCGGACCCGGCACCGAACAACTGGCCGAGTTCCGCGGTGTCCGGCTGCTCGGCCGGCTGCCGGTGCCGCTCGGCCGGCTGGCCTTCGCCGCCGCGACGCGCGACCCCGCCGGACGGCCGGGCGTCTTCGGCACCGTGGCGGTCAGCTCGCTGGGCCACCGCCCCGTCGACGGCTTCCACTCCAGCGGGGGCACCGCCGTCACCCTGTGCGCGGGCCGCGTCGTCGACCGGCCGGTCGTCAGGGACGGGCGGCTGGCGATCGCCCCGGTGATGCGGCTCGGACTCACCTTCGACCACCGGATCATCGACGGCGGAGCCGCCGCCGACGTACTCGGTGATCTCAAGCAGGAAATGGAGGGCTTCGATGACGGCGCGGAGGACGACGGCACCCAGCCCATCGCTCGGGGAGCCGGTGCGGATCTCCGGTCGTGA
- a CDS encoding alpha/beta fold hydrolase has translation MDHLGELKEFARLHARGQGIGDRQVAAVLPRITNDEPGHPASWARVWTGEADRLAVAGRPLDACRHYALARFPYHGDDVRRRAQDNCVRTFDDWRRRRGVERLVLDHPDGTVACWASGLDARRRRPLLVVMGGIVSVKEQWAPLLPRLARLGYAAVVTEMPGVGENTLRYHADSWRLLPFLMDRLAGRAAVTRTSVLGLSFSGHLALRAAAADPRIRSVHTVGAPVAGFFADPAWWPEVPGITVATLRRLTGAASDDELRSLLADFPLGPDVLGALDIPVGYVVSARDEIIPPTERRLLAAALPRVRFKEFDDVHGSPAHLGAMRKWLIASLLRARLTNRSAPRHAALSTSTGRPPAATGTAAAGLSVRTGTGASARTGAGATGPSVGAGAGVAGPSRTAAPGPYRTTAPGPSVATGTGPTIPAGPGAGGYADAVPRQPRPTPAE, from the coding sequence ATGGACCATCTCGGAGAACTCAAGGAGTTCGCCCGGCTGCACGCCCGCGGCCAGGGCATCGGCGACCGGCAGGTGGCCGCCGTCCTGCCGAGGATCACCAACGACGAGCCGGGGCACCCCGCGTCCTGGGCCCGGGTGTGGACCGGCGAGGCCGACCGGCTGGCCGTCGCCGGCCGCCCGCTCGACGCCTGCCGCCACTACGCGCTCGCCCGTTTCCCCTACCACGGCGACGACGTCCGCCGCCGGGCCCAGGACAACTGCGTACGGACCTTCGACGACTGGCGTCGCCGACGGGGCGTCGAACGCCTGGTCCTCGACCACCCGGACGGCACGGTCGCCTGCTGGGCGAGCGGGCTCGACGCGCGTCGCCGGCGGCCGCTGCTCGTGGTCATGGGCGGCATCGTCAGCGTCAAGGAGCAGTGGGCGCCCCTGCTGCCCCGGCTCGCCCGGCTGGGGTACGCGGCGGTGGTCACCGAGATGCCCGGCGTCGGGGAGAACACCCTGCGCTACCACGCGGACTCCTGGCGGCTGCTGCCGTTCCTGATGGACCGGCTGGCCGGCCGCGCCGCGGTGACCCGCACCTCGGTCCTCGGCCTCAGCTTCAGCGGCCACCTGGCGCTGCGCGCGGCGGCCGCGGACCCGCGCATCCGCTCCGTCCACACCGTGGGCGCCCCCGTGGCCGGGTTCTTCGCCGATCCCGCCTGGTGGCCCGAGGTGCCGGGGATCACCGTCGCCACGCTGCGCCGGCTCACCGGCGCGGCCTCCGACGACGAACTGCGGTCCCTGCTCGCGGACTTCCCGCTCGGCCCCGACGTCCTCGGCGCGCTCGACATCCCGGTCGGGTACGTGGTCAGCGCACGCGACGAGATCATCCCTCCCACGGAACGGCGACTGCTCGCCGCCGCGCTGCCCCGCGTGCGTTTCAAGGAGTTCGACGACGTGCACGGCTCTCCGGCGCACCTGGGCGCCATGCGCAAGTGGCTGATCGCCTCCCTGCTACGGGCCCGCCTCACGAACCGCTCCGCCCCCCGCCACGCCGCCCTTTCGACGAGCACCGGGAGACCGCCCGCGGCGACCGGCACCGCTGCGGCTGGTCTGTCCGTCCGGACCGGAACCGGTGCCTCCGCCCGGACGGGAGCCGGTGCCACGGGGCCGTCCGTCGGTGCCGGCGCCGGCGTGGCCGGTCCGTCCCGCACCGCCGCGCCCGGTCCGTACCGCACCACCGCGCCCGGCCCGTCCGTCGCGACCGGCACCGGTCCGACGATCCCGGCCGGTCCCGGGGCGGGCGGCTACGCCGACGCCGTGCCCCGGCAGCCACGGCCGACCCCCGCCGAGTGA
- a CDS encoding 4'-phosphopantetheinyl transferase family protein: MRISGRDGAWDQVRADLEKHEVAVLHARLADWRPDRAGGPRLRALLGRDWDRYLEMTHPDVRTRFAASRVLLKFAAAVALRVPPQAVELGYGPTGRPYLRGYDAVDISLSHTEDLLLIGLATKGLIGVDAERADRPLYTRGLHRHVCTPHELTVLERLPAQRRGAALVRMWTLKEAYSKAIGQGLRFRFTDFGFSGDGRPARVLAPDGAPGTGVEWQFRTFSVDGGYVVSVAVSDAGFGGTRDTAARTMLDPRVVAAVAEALGDDAEAEDRDGEDELLDW, encoded by the coding sequence GTGCGGATCTCCGGTCGTGACGGAGCCTGGGACCAGGTGCGCGCGGACCTGGAGAAGCACGAGGTCGCGGTGTTGCACGCCCGGCTCGCCGACTGGCGGCCGGACCGGGCGGGCGGCCCGCGGCTGCGCGCCCTGCTGGGCCGGGACTGGGACCGCTACCTGGAGATGACGCACCCGGACGTGCGGACGAGGTTCGCCGCCTCCCGGGTGCTGCTGAAGTTCGCCGCCGCGGTGGCGCTGCGCGTGCCCCCGCAGGCCGTCGAACTCGGCTACGGCCCCACCGGCCGGCCCTATCTGCGGGGCTACGACGCGGTGGACATCAGCCTCAGCCACACCGAGGACCTGCTGCTCATCGGGCTCGCCACCAAGGGGCTGATCGGGGTGGACGCCGAGCGGGCGGACCGTCCGCTCTACACGCGCGGGCTGCACCGCCACGTCTGCACGCCGCACGAACTGACCGTCCTGGAGCGGCTACCCGCGCAGCGGCGGGGCGCGGCGCTGGTGCGCATGTGGACGCTGAAGGAGGCCTACAGCAAGGCCATCGGGCAGGGGCTGCGGTTCCGCTTCACCGACTTCGGCTTCAGCGGCGACGGCCGGCCCGCGCGGGTCCTGGCCCCGGACGGGGCACCGGGCACGGGTGTCGAATGGCAGTTCCGCACCTTCTCCGTGGACGGCGGCTACGTCGTCAGCGTCGCGGTGAGCGACGCCGGCTTCGGAGGCACACGGGACACGGCCGCGCGCACCATGCTCGATCCGCGGGTGGTCGCGGCGGTGGCCGAGGCCCTGGGCGACGACGCGGAAGCGGAGGACCGGGACGGGGAGGACGAGCTGCTGGACTGGTGA
- a CDS encoding 3-oxoacyl-ACP synthase III family protein, with the protein MQSEHPTQHGSAPGGPVSYLAAVGTALPGDPVDNAALARTLGVNEEWIDVFIGTRTRHFARDLETGEVRWSLADLCARAAERALAASGLDPHEIDFVVMGTATPDHLMPATVNHVADQLGLDQIPTYQLQSGCAGAVQALQLGHTLVTGGGHAAGLVIGGDVCSKHLDLNRDLSAAAPSDLVNYVLFGDGAGAAVVTSEPRGQRLALRNVLNRFTGLGREPGQIIDWFGLADRHEDRQAVREDYKAIEESVPVMAVEILWELLEDLDWTPEQVDFLLPPQLSGRMTRRIAEELGLPGAVEVSCVADTGNNGNALPFLQLEALLEKIGQGQRALAVAVESSKWIKSGFALEKI; encoded by the coding sequence ATGCAGTCGGAACACCCCACCCAGCACGGCTCCGCCCCTGGCGGGCCGGTCTCCTACCTCGCCGCGGTCGGTACCGCGCTGCCGGGAGACCCGGTCGACAACGCGGCGCTGGCGAGGACGCTCGGCGTCAACGAAGAGTGGATCGACGTGTTCATCGGCACCCGGACCCGGCACTTCGCCCGGGACCTGGAGACCGGCGAGGTGCGCTGGTCGCTCGCCGACCTGTGCGCCCGGGCCGCCGAACGGGCGCTCGCCGCGTCCGGTCTCGACCCGCACGAGATCGACTTCGTGGTCATGGGCACCGCGACCCCGGACCACCTCATGCCCGCCACCGTCAACCACGTCGCCGACCAGCTCGGCCTGGACCAGATCCCCACCTACCAGCTCCAGTCCGGCTGCGCCGGTGCCGTACAGGCCCTGCAGCTGGGCCACACCCTGGTCACCGGCGGGGGACACGCGGCGGGCCTGGTGATCGGCGGCGACGTCTGCAGCAAGCACCTCGACCTGAACCGGGACCTGTCCGCGGCCGCCCCCAGCGACCTCGTCAACTACGTGCTGTTCGGCGACGGAGCGGGCGCCGCCGTGGTCACCTCGGAGCCGCGCGGACAGCGCCTGGCCCTGCGCAACGTCCTCAACCGGTTCACCGGCCTCGGCCGGGAGCCCGGCCAGATCATCGACTGGTTCGGGCTCGCCGACCGGCACGAGGACCGGCAGGCGGTACGCGAGGACTACAAGGCCATCGAGGAGTCCGTCCCCGTCATGGCCGTGGAGATCCTCTGGGAGCTGCTGGAGGACCTCGACTGGACCCCCGAACAGGTCGACTTCCTGCTCCCGCCGCAGCTGTCCGGCCGGATGACGCGGCGGATCGCGGAGGAACTCGGCCTGCCCGGCGCCGTCGAGGTGTCCTGTGTCGCGGACACCGGGAACAACGGCAACGCCCTGCCCTTCCTCCAGCTGGAGGCGCTGCTGGAGAAGATCGGCCAGGGGCAGCGCGCGCTGGCGGTCGCCGTCGAGTCCAGCAAGTGGATCAAGTCCGGTTTCGCCCTCGAAAAGATCTGA